Proteins from a single region of Carassius gibelio isolate Cgi1373 ecotype wild population from Czech Republic chromosome A5, carGib1.2-hapl.c, whole genome shotgun sequence:
- the LOC127997273 gene encoding SH2 domain-containing protein 3C-like has translation MENSGVYVKFSKEACQLDSPSDKLKQELEKELKLSSCNLSSHGWYHGRTPWEVSESLVQRDGDFLVCDSLTSNGDYVLTCCWNKKALHFLIHKVLLRSYDTFTQAQYILEEETFDSVPALVHSYVGNKRPLTKQSGAYIYSPVNRTFPLRYLDTMFGLPSVENSPVSSPTRQKGSQKKRESITVTEALEIELIRPQSDVVRSFDGTMEQRLVLSTSPVLMSTLARRRRSPCENRKFVIVPSSPVLHKSSEIQLCSSPPENTLIYLEPTVHLLSSMTHSHQNNREANHPQNETVISQDDPVAINHPFLRHEMQTLDCREEYDDDYLVPFTMDTVSCFRPTMYQSPLMPPENKPLETTILKKVKDILFEVDIKTIAMHITKVDCMVAQILDTSDDMMKGMGVSSGLELLTLPHGHHLRQDLLERFHTMSIMLAVQLLGCTGSADERATLLHRAICLASELKSCLGNLFGFATVMKCLELPQIARLNETWTVLRQKYTESAVLYEKTLRPSMRMMNDGEEISRSTDTTFPHVLPLLSLLERNVVALEEPESWESADTGVAMVLSHLDAARTIACNGRIFSANAENKLQGFQEEADVREVFLTEFQMRLLWGSRGVERNKDERYSKFNEVLTALSNRLELSNSPK, from the exons ATGGAAAACAGTGGCGTTTATGTAAAG TTTTCTAAAGAGGCATGCCAGCTAGATTCCCCATCAGACAAACTAAAGCAGGAGTTGGAGAAAGAGCTCAAACTGAGCAGCTGTAACTTATCAAGTCATGGCTGGTACCATGGTCGCACACCTTGGGAG GTGTCTGAGTCTCTTGTGCAACGGGATGGAGATTTTCTAGTCTGTGACTCCCTCACTAGCAACGGAGACTATGTGTTAACCTGCTGCTGGAACAAGAaagctcttcatttcctcatccACAAGGTTCTGCTCAGATCTTATGACACATTTACTCAAGCCCAGTACATTCTGGAGGAGGAAACGTTTGATTCTGTGCCAGCTCTGGTTCATTCCTATGTTGGAAATAAAAGGCCTCTGACAAAGCAGAGTGGTGCCTACATTTACTCACCAGTTAACAGGACATTTCCACTAAGATACCTAGACACCATGTTTGGGCTGCCAAGTGTGGAGAACAGCCCAGTAAGCTCACCAACCAGACAGAAGGGAAGCCAAAAGAAAAGGGAAAGCATAACTGTGACAGAGGCTTTGGAAATTGAGCTGATAAGACCACAGAG TGATGTTGTAAGGAGTTTTGATGGCACGATGGAGCAGCGCCTTGTATTGTCAACTTCCCCTGTATTAATGAGCACAT TGGCCAGGCGGCGACGAAGCCCCTGCGAAAACAGAAAGTTTGTAATAGTCCCTTCATCACCTGTTCTCCACAAGTCCAGTGAGATACAGCTTTGTTCATCTCCCCCTGAAAACACTCTCATCTATTTGGAACCAACAGTACATCTTCTGTCCTCCATGACACATTCCCATCAAAATAACAGAGAAGCAAACCATCCTCAAAATGAAACAGTGATTTCTCAAGATGACCCTGTGGCTATAAATCATCCCTTTTTAAGACATGAGATGCAGACTTTGGATTGCAGAGAGGAATATGATGACGATTATTTAGTGCCTTTCACCATGGACACAGTTTCCTGTTTCAGACCTACTATGTACCAGTCACCACTGATGCCCCCAGAAAATAAACCTTTGGAGACCACAATACTGAAAAAAGTGAAGGACATCCTGTTTGAAGTTGATATAAAGACAATAGCAATGCATATCACCAAAGTTGACTGCATG GTTGCTCAAATTCTGGATACGTCTGATGATATGATGAAAGGGATGGGGGTGAGTTCAGGATTGGAGCTACTAACCCTGCCACATGGACATCATCTCCGTCAAGATCTGCTTGAAAG GTTCCACACCATGTCCATAATGCTGGCTGTTCAGCTGCTGGGCTGCACAGGAAGTGCTGATGAAAGAGCCACCCTGCTGCATAGAGCCATCTGCCTGGCCTCTGAACTCAAGAGCTGTTTGGGCAATCTGTTTGGCTTTGCCACAGTTATGAAATGCCTTGAATTACCACAG ATCGCTCGCTTGAATGAGACATGGACAGTTTTACGTCAGAAGTACACAGAAAGTGCTGTTCTTTATGAGAAAACCCTTAGACCCTCAATGAGGATGATGAATGATGGAGAAG AGATAAGTAGATCCACAGACACAACTTTTCCCCATGTGCTCCCTCTGCTGTCTCTTCTTGAAAGAAATGTTGTGGCTCTCGAGGAGCCAGAGTCATGGGAAAGTGCAGACACTGGAGTAGCCATGGTCTTGAGCCATCTGGATGCTGCACGTACGATCGCATGCAATGGGAGGATCTTCAGTGCAAATGCAGAGAACAAACTACAAG GATTTCAGGAGGAAGCAGATGTTCGGGAGGTCTTCCTCACAGAGTTTCAGATGCGTCTCCTGTGGGGAAGCCGTGGAGTGGAAAGAAATAAAGATGAACGTTATTCAAAGTTTAATGAAGTGCTAACAGCTCTGTCCAACAGGCTTGAGCTTTCTAACTCACCAAAATGA
- the LOC127997320 gene encoding cilia- and flagella-associated protein 157-like isoform X1, which yields MHLQVCISQAVSFQLRKRSMPPKKNGKSSGDKSLKKESMNPEQKNDEELTESDKNFYRAQIRDLEERLERYQHKCDELEVQEKDLHSKITNLEKEKKDIVLYLKRTLAQKEDELTDLAETLSRHQQAQEVERESFELQLSLLRHELQENREKLTSENMALAGKLASLEEFSTQREKLMAECRSLKETLQKQKEEHQAQIYNLEKKAVLDNDRLKKEMLQHVAAVAAEFRWVSDQKMPETTKRAMQENLSVTALLQQLSDKTKELLKENDDLRAREKQLKIENAITEPLIHEITIKNVANQKVVHQLTEKCKQMQSEVEKFAKLKVEHQELLDSHSSVCTELDALRKKHATVIEVLEQTKAEAKRQRKELEEERTLRKQLKTVLEEAAVALKEALREVPIEEDSELKITVRRNQMMQKLLAVLDSAAALGNGPALTEFLSGVTCSHDLKKPCDIKRPSELLQKSTSHLSHFKTGDLGLVPRKTHTASKIGNLAKSAYVRK from the exons atgcatttgcAAGTTTGTATTTCTCAGGCTGTTTCGTTTCAATTACGTAAACGTTCAATGCCTCCTAAAAAGAATGGGAAAAGTAGCGGAGATAAATCACTTAAAAAGGAAAGTATGAATCCCGAGCAGAAAAACGATGAAGAACTCACGGAGAGTGACAAAAACTTTTATCGGGCTCAAATACGTGATTTGGAGGAGCGcctggaaag ATACCAACATAAATGTGATGAATTGGAGGTTCAAGAAAAGGACTTGCACTCTAAAATCACTAATttggagaaagagaagaaagacaTAGTTCTCTACCTGAAACGCACACTGGCTCAAAAAGAGGATGAACTGACTGATCTGGCTGAGACCTTATCAAGACACCAGCAAGCCCAAGAGGTTGAGAGGGAGTCCTTTGAGTTACAACTGAGCCTGCTTAGACATGAACTTCAGGAAAATAGGGAAAAACTCACATCTGAGAACATGGCGCTTG CTGGTAAGCTGGCGTCTTTGGAGGAGTTTTCTACGCAGAGAGAGAAGCTCATGGCTGAGTGCAGGTCTTTGAAAGAGACGCTTCAAAAGCAAAAAGAAGAACATCAAGCACAAATCTATAATCTGGAGAAAAAAGCTGTACTGGACAATGACAG GCTAAAGAAAGAAATGCTGCAACATGTTGCTGCTGTAGCAGCCGAATTCCGGTGGGTTTCAGACCAGAAGATGCCCGAGACGACAAAGAGGGCCATGCAAGAAAACCTCTCTGTCACAGCTCTACTTCAGCAGCTCTCAGACAAGACCAAGGAGCTGCTGAAGGAGAATGATGATCTGCGAGCAAGAGAAAAGCAACTCAAAATTGAGAATGCAATTACAGAACCGCTGATACATGAGATAACCATAAAGAATGTTGCTAATCAAAAG GTAGTCCATCAGTTGACAGAAAAGTGCAAGCAAATGCAGTCTGAAGTGGAAAAATTTGCCAAACTTAAAGTGGAGCACCAAGAGCTGCTAGACAGTCATTCTTCAGTATGCACAGAGCTTGATGCTCTCAG AAAGAAACATGCAACAGTTATAGAAGTGCTGGAACAAACAAAAGCTGAAGCCAAGAGACAGAGGAAAGAGCTTGAAGAGGAAAGGACACTGAGAAAACAGCTAAAGACAGTTCTTGAGGAAGCAGCCGTAGCTTTAAAGGAGGCCCTAAGG gaggtccctatagaggaagaCTCAGAACTGAAGATTACTGTCAGACGAAATCAGATGATGCAGAAGCTGCTGGCTGTGCTGGACAGTGCTGCAGCTTTAGGAAACGGTCCAGCTCTTACTGAGTTCCTGTCAGGGGTGACTTGCAGTCATGATCTTAAAAAACCCTGTGACATAAAAAG ACCAAGTGAACTCCTCCAGAAATCCACTTCACATCTTTCTCACTTCAAAACTGGAGACCTTGGGTTGGTCCCTCGCAAAACACACACTGCATCAAAGATAGGAAATCTTGCTAAGAGTGCCTATGTACGGAAGTAA
- the LOC127997320 gene encoding cilia- and flagella-associated protein 157-like isoform X3: MPPKKNGKSSGDKSLKKESMNPEQKNDEELTESDKNFYRAQIRDLEERLERYQHKCDELEVQEKDLHSKITNLEKEKKDIVLYLKRTLAQKEDELTDLAETLSRHQQAQEVERESFELQLSLLRHELQENREKLTSENMALAGKLASLEEFSTQREKLMAECRSLKETLQKQKEEHQAQIYNLEKKAVLDNDRLKKEMLQHVAAVAAEFRWVSDQKMPETTKRAMQENLSVTALLQQLSDKTKELLKENDDLRAREKQLKIENAITEPLIHEITIKNVANQKVVHQLTEKCKQMQSEVEKFAKLKVEHQELLDSHSSVCTELDALRKKHATVIEVLEQTKAEAKRQRKELEEERTLRKQLKTVLEEAAVALKEALREVPIEEDSELKITVRRNQMMQKLLAVLDSAAALGNGPALTEFLSGVTCSPSELLQKSTSHLSHFKTGDLGLVPRKTHTASKIGNLAKSAYVRK, from the exons ATGCCTCCTAAAAAGAATGGGAAAAGTAGCGGAGATAAATCACTTAAAAAGGAAAGTATGAATCCCGAGCAGAAAAACGATGAAGAACTCACGGAGAGTGACAAAAACTTTTATCGGGCTCAAATACGTGATTTGGAGGAGCGcctggaaag ATACCAACATAAATGTGATGAATTGGAGGTTCAAGAAAAGGACTTGCACTCTAAAATCACTAATttggagaaagagaagaaagacaTAGTTCTCTACCTGAAACGCACACTGGCTCAAAAAGAGGATGAACTGACTGATCTGGCTGAGACCTTATCAAGACACCAGCAAGCCCAAGAGGTTGAGAGGGAGTCCTTTGAGTTACAACTGAGCCTGCTTAGACATGAACTTCAGGAAAATAGGGAAAAACTCACATCTGAGAACATGGCGCTTG CTGGTAAGCTGGCGTCTTTGGAGGAGTTTTCTACGCAGAGAGAGAAGCTCATGGCTGAGTGCAGGTCTTTGAAAGAGACGCTTCAAAAGCAAAAAGAAGAACATCAAGCACAAATCTATAATCTGGAGAAAAAAGCTGTACTGGACAATGACAG GCTAAAGAAAGAAATGCTGCAACATGTTGCTGCTGTAGCAGCCGAATTCCGGTGGGTTTCAGACCAGAAGATGCCCGAGACGACAAAGAGGGCCATGCAAGAAAACCTCTCTGTCACAGCTCTACTTCAGCAGCTCTCAGACAAGACCAAGGAGCTGCTGAAGGAGAATGATGATCTGCGAGCAAGAGAAAAGCAACTCAAAATTGAGAATGCAATTACAGAACCGCTGATACATGAGATAACCATAAAGAATGTTGCTAATCAAAAG GTAGTCCATCAGTTGACAGAAAAGTGCAAGCAAATGCAGTCTGAAGTGGAAAAATTTGCCAAACTTAAAGTGGAGCACCAAGAGCTGCTAGACAGTCATTCTTCAGTATGCACAGAGCTTGATGCTCTCAG AAAGAAACATGCAACAGTTATAGAAGTGCTGGAACAAACAAAAGCTGAAGCCAAGAGACAGAGGAAAGAGCTTGAAGAGGAAAGGACACTGAGAAAACAGCTAAAGACAGTTCTTGAGGAAGCAGCCGTAGCTTTAAAGGAGGCCCTAAGG gaggtccctatagaggaagaCTCAGAACTGAAGATTACTGTCAGACGAAATCAGATGATGCAGAAGCTGCTGGCTGTGCTGGACAGTGCTGCAGCTTTAGGAAACGGTCCAGCTCTTACTGAGTTCCTGTCAGGGGTGACTTGCAGTC CAAGTGAACTCCTCCAGAAATCCACTTCACATCTTTCTCACTTCAAAACTGGAGACCTTGGGTTGGTCCCTCGCAAAACACACACTGCATCAAAGATAGGAAATCTTGCTAAGAGTGCCTATGTACGGAAGTAA
- the LOC127997320 gene encoding cilia- and flagella-associated protein 157-like isoform X2: MPPKKNGKSSGDKSLKKESMNPEQKNDEELTESDKNFYRAQIRDLEERLERYQHKCDELEVQEKDLHSKITNLEKEKKDIVLYLKRTLAQKEDELTDLAETLSRHQQAQEVERESFELQLSLLRHELQENREKLTSENMALAGKLASLEEFSTQREKLMAECRSLKETLQKQKEEHQAQIYNLEKKAVLDNDRLKKEMLQHVAAVAAEFRWVSDQKMPETTKRAMQENLSVTALLQQLSDKTKELLKENDDLRAREKQLKIENAITEPLIHEITIKNVANQKVVHQLTEKCKQMQSEVEKFAKLKVEHQELLDSHSSVCTELDALRKKHATVIEVLEQTKAEAKRQRKELEEERTLRKQLKTVLEEAAVALKEALREVPIEEDSELKITVRRNQMMQKLLAVLDSAAALGNGPALTEFLSGVTCSHDLKKPCDIKSVIQ, from the exons ATGCCTCCTAAAAAGAATGGGAAAAGTAGCGGAGATAAATCACTTAAAAAGGAAAGTATGAATCCCGAGCAGAAAAACGATGAAGAACTCACGGAGAGTGACAAAAACTTTTATCGGGCTCAAATACGTGATTTGGAGGAGCGcctggaaag ATACCAACATAAATGTGATGAATTGGAGGTTCAAGAAAAGGACTTGCACTCTAAAATCACTAATttggagaaagagaagaaagacaTAGTTCTCTACCTGAAACGCACACTGGCTCAAAAAGAGGATGAACTGACTGATCTGGCTGAGACCTTATCAAGACACCAGCAAGCCCAAGAGGTTGAGAGGGAGTCCTTTGAGTTACAACTGAGCCTGCTTAGACATGAACTTCAGGAAAATAGGGAAAAACTCACATCTGAGAACATGGCGCTTG CTGGTAAGCTGGCGTCTTTGGAGGAGTTTTCTACGCAGAGAGAGAAGCTCATGGCTGAGTGCAGGTCTTTGAAAGAGACGCTTCAAAAGCAAAAAGAAGAACATCAAGCACAAATCTATAATCTGGAGAAAAAAGCTGTACTGGACAATGACAG GCTAAAGAAAGAAATGCTGCAACATGTTGCTGCTGTAGCAGCCGAATTCCGGTGGGTTTCAGACCAGAAGATGCCCGAGACGACAAAGAGGGCCATGCAAGAAAACCTCTCTGTCACAGCTCTACTTCAGCAGCTCTCAGACAAGACCAAGGAGCTGCTGAAGGAGAATGATGATCTGCGAGCAAGAGAAAAGCAACTCAAAATTGAGAATGCAATTACAGAACCGCTGATACATGAGATAACCATAAAGAATGTTGCTAATCAAAAG GTAGTCCATCAGTTGACAGAAAAGTGCAAGCAAATGCAGTCTGAAGTGGAAAAATTTGCCAAACTTAAAGTGGAGCACCAAGAGCTGCTAGACAGTCATTCTTCAGTATGCACAGAGCTTGATGCTCTCAG AAAGAAACATGCAACAGTTATAGAAGTGCTGGAACAAACAAAAGCTGAAGCCAAGAGACAGAGGAAAGAGCTTGAAGAGGAAAGGACACTGAGAAAACAGCTAAAGACAGTTCTTGAGGAAGCAGCCGTAGCTTTAAAGGAGGCCCTAAGG gaggtccctatagaggaagaCTCAGAACTGAAGATTACTGTCAGACGAAATCAGATGATGCAGAAGCTGCTGGCTGTGCTGGACAGTGCTGCAGCTTTAGGAAACGGTCCAGCTCTTACTGAGTTCCTGTCAGGGGTGACTTGCAGTCATGATCTTAAAAAACCCTGTGACATAAAAAG TGTGATACAATGA